In Calonectris borealis chromosome 25, bCalBor7.hap1.2, whole genome shotgun sequence, the following proteins share a genomic window:
- the GPR3 gene encoding G-protein coupled receptor 3, with product MMEEGPPNSSKGQQGWFAARNGSSSSLNLESVVQPLALNPWDVVLCISGTIISCENAIVVVVIFYTPAFRAPMFLLIGSLATADLLAGLGLILHFAFVYFIPSEAVSLLTVGLLVTSFTASVSSLLTITIDRYLSLYNALTYYSERTVTRTYIMLILTWGASICYGLLPIMGWNCLKDPSACSIVKPLTKNHLIILSVSFFMVFAVMLQLYVQICKIVCRHAHQIAVQRHFLASSHYVTTRKGIATLAVILGTFASCWLPFAIYCLLGDYSYPALYTYVTLLPATYNSMINPVIYAFRNQEIQKVLWTVCCGCFSSAMPFHSRSPSDV from the coding sequence ATGATGGAGGAAGGGCCCCCCAACTCCAGCAAAGGCCAGCAAGGCTGGTTCGCAGCCAGGaacggcagcagcagctccttgaACCTGGAGTCTGTGGTGCAACCCCTCGCCTTGAACCCATGGGACGTCGTTCTCTGCATCTCCGGGACCATTATCTCCTGCGAGAACGCCATCGTGGTGGTGGTCATCTTCTACACCCCGGCTTTCCGGGCTCCTATGTTTCTCCTCATCGGTAGCTTGGCCACAGCCGACCTCCTGGCCGGTTTGGGGTTGATCCTGCATTTTGCCTTTGTCTACTTCATCCCGTCGGAGGCGGTCAGCCTGCTCACGGTGGGGCTCCTGGTCACCTCCTTCACGGCCAGCGTCAGCAGCTTGCTGACCATCACCATCGACCGCTACCTGTCCCTCTACAACGCCCTGACCTACTACTCGGAGAGGACGGTCACCAGGACTTACATCATGTTGATCCTCACCTGGGGAGCCTCCATCTGCTACGGGCTCCTGCCCATCATGGGCTGGAACTGCCTGAAGGACCCCTCCGCCTGCAGCATCGTCAAACCCCTGACGAAGAACCACCTCATCATCCTCTCCGTCTCCTTCTTCATGGTCTTTGCGGTGATGCTCCAGCTCTACGTGCAGATCTGTAAGATCGTCTGCCGGCACGCCCACCAGATCGCCGTCCAGAGACATTTCCTGGCCAGTTCCCACTACGTCACCACCCGAAAAGGCATCGCCACCTTGGCCGTCATCCTGGGCACCTTCGCTTCGTGCTGGCTGCCCTTCGCCATTTACTGTCTCCTGGGGGATTACAGCTACCCAGCCCTCTACACCTACGTCACCCTCCTCCCCGCCACCTACAACTCCATGATCAACCCCGTCATTTACGCCTTCAGGAACCAGGAGATCCAGAAAGTGCTGTGGACCGTGTGCTGCGGGTGCTTCTCCTCCGCCATGCCTTTCCACTCCCGCTCCCCCAGTGACGTCTGA